A single genomic interval of Chitinophaga sp. 180180018-3 harbors:
- a CDS encoding glutamine synthetase III has translation MQSLRFNALEGLAGVDSTLAEHNGKITDVFGSNVFSGKVVREYLSDEAYKSLMNSIKNGTKLERKMSEQIASGMKAWAMKKGVTHYTHWFQPLTGTTAEKHDSFFTLKSDGSALETFDGDALVQQEPDASSFPNGGLRATFEARGYTAWDPSSPAFILEQATGKTLCIPTIFVAYTGESLDYKAPLLKALAALDKAAVDVCNYFDKNVTKVTATLGWEQEYFLVDEAMANARPDLIMTGRTVVGHAPSKGQQLEDHYFGAIPDRVYAYMRDFEVESYKLGIPLRTRHNEVAPSQFECAPIFEEVNIAVDHNSLLMDVMNKVAKRHKLKVLLHEKPFAGINGSGKHNNWSMATDTGVNLLAPGKTPKTNLMFLTFFVNTIKAVHDYADLLRASIASPSNDFRLGANEAPPAIISVFTGKYLFEVLQELKNRVNNKFDEQDEAILKLDLHRHIPELLLDNTDRNRTSPFAFTGNKFEFRAVGSSANCASAMTALNTIMAKTLVDFKAEVDGLIEKGEKKEIAIMQTLRKYIVDSEKVLFEGDGYSDDWEKEATKRGLPNIKTTPKALDAFVTEKSTKLFTETGIYNAKELHARHEILLEDYVKKVQIEARVIGDLATNTILPSAISYLNELIENIRGLKEIGMGEDAAKAQKQIAAKIAEHINVISENVQAMIEARKVANKLTDSRQKAIDYCEKIKPYFDVIRYHSDKLEFLVDDKKWALPKYRELLFLR, from the coding sequence ATGCAATCGTTACGTTTCAATGCGCTGGAAGGATTAGCTGGCGTAGACTCTACTCTCGCCGAACATAACGGTAAAATTACCGATGTATTTGGCAGCAATGTTTTCTCTGGTAAAGTTGTCAGAGAATATCTGAGCGACGAGGCTTATAAAAGCCTGATGAACTCCATTAAAAACGGCACCAAGCTGGAACGTAAGATGTCCGAGCAAATTGCTTCCGGTATGAAAGCATGGGCCATGAAGAAAGGTGTAACCCACTACACACACTGGTTTCAGCCGTTAACCGGTACTACCGCTGAGAAGCACGATTCATTCTTCACCCTGAAAAGCGATGGTTCTGCCCTGGAAACTTTTGATGGCGACGCCCTGGTACAACAGGAGCCGGATGCTTCCAGTTTCCCTAACGGTGGATTGAGAGCTACTTTCGAAGCCCGTGGTTATACTGCATGGGATCCTTCTTCTCCTGCATTTATCCTGGAACAGGCTACGGGTAAAACGCTCTGTATCCCTACCATCTTTGTTGCCTACACCGGCGAATCTCTGGATTACAAAGCACCGCTGCTGAAAGCACTTGCTGCATTGGACAAAGCGGCAGTTGATGTTTGTAACTATTTTGATAAAAACGTTACCAAAGTAACTGCTACACTCGGTTGGGAGCAGGAATACTTCCTGGTAGACGAAGCAATGGCTAATGCCCGTCCTGACCTGATCATGACTGGTCGTACCGTGGTAGGACATGCGCCTTCCAAAGGACAACAGCTGGAAGACCACTACTTCGGTGCTATTCCTGACCGCGTTTACGCTTACATGCGCGACTTTGAAGTAGAATCTTACAAACTGGGTATTCCTTTAAGAACCCGTCACAATGAGGTTGCTCCTTCTCAGTTCGAGTGTGCACCTATATTTGAAGAAGTGAACATCGCAGTAGACCACAACTCTCTGCTGATGGATGTAATGAATAAAGTGGCTAAACGTCACAAGCTGAAAGTGTTACTGCACGAGAAACCTTTTGCAGGCATCAATGGTTCAGGTAAACACAATAACTGGAGCATGGCTACAGATACTGGTGTGAACCTGCTGGCTCCGGGCAAAACCCCGAAAACCAACCTGATGTTCCTCACTTTCTTCGTGAACACAATCAAAGCTGTACACGATTACGCTGACCTGCTGAGAGCTTCTATTGCTTCTCCAAGCAACGATTTCCGCCTGGGTGCCAACGAAGCTCCTCCGGCTATCATCTCCGTGTTCACCGGTAAATACCTGTTTGAAGTATTGCAGGAACTGAAAAACCGTGTTAACAACAAATTCGATGAGCAGGACGAAGCTATCCTGAAATTGGATCTGCACCGTCACATTCCTGAGTTGCTGCTGGATAACACCGACCGTAACCGTACTTCTCCGTTCGCTTTCACCGGCAACAAGTTCGAGTTCCGCGCCGTAGGTTCTTCCGCCAATTGCGCCTCTGCAATGACTGCGCTGAACACCATCATGGCTAAAACCCTGGTTGATTTCAAAGCAGAAGTTGACGGCCTGATCGAAAAAGGTGAGAAAAAAGAGATTGCTATTATGCAAACTCTTCGTAAATATATTGTAGATTCGGAAAAAGTATTGTTCGAAGGAGACGGTTACAGTGATGATTGGGAAAAAGAAGCTACCAAGAGAGGTTTACCGAATATCAAAACCACTCCTAAAGCACTGGATGCTTTCGTTACCGAAAAATCCACCAAGCTCTTTACTGAAACTGGTATCTACAACGCGAAAGAACTGCATGCACGTCATGAAATCCTCCTGGAAGACTACGTGAAGAAAGTGCAGATCGAAGCCCGCGTTATCGGCGACCTCGCTACCAACACTATTCTGCCATCGGCTATCAGCTATCTTAACGAACTGATTGAAAATATCCGCGGCCTGAAAGAAATCGGTATGGGTGAAGACGCCGCTAAAGCTCAGAAACAGATTGCTGCTAAAATAGCTGAACATATCAACGTAATCAGTGAAAATGTACAGGCTATGATTGAAGCCCGCAAGGTAGCTAACAAGCTGACAGACAGCCGTCAGAAAGCTATTGACTACTGTGAAAAGATTAAGCCGTACTTTGATGTTATCCGCTACCACTCCGATAAACTGGAGTTCCTGGTGGACGACAAAAAATGGGCGCTGCCTAAATACAGAGAGCTGCTTTTCTTGCGATAA
- a CDS encoding MFS transporter translates to MIVNQTEMKTGSQQAASIFNIAVIVASLGYFVDIYDLLLFTIVRVPSLKSLGVPQSEIDAGAGMLLINIQMLGLLVGGIFWGIIGDKKGRLRVLFGSILIYSIANIANGFVHGISGYLLWRFVAGFGLAGELGAGITLVSEILPKEKRGYGTMIVATIGVSGAVAANLIAKLVGDWRICYFIGGGLGLALLILRVSVMESHMFNAVRTSEASRGSFLALFTNRDRFLKYLKCMLLGTPTWFVVGILVAFSNKFATMMNVNGAISPGDSIAFCYAGLVLGDFASGFLSQVWKSRRKVMLLFLVLTSIMVGIYLNLHGVETWVFYTVCFILGFSVGFWAIFVTIAAESFGTNLRATVATTVPNFARGMLPLISILFVKVQSYFTFLQSGAIVAVICIGIALITAWNIEETFGKDLNYLEKI, encoded by the coding sequence ATGATTGTCAACCAAACTGAAATGAAAACCGGAAGCCAGCAGGCTGCCTCCATTTTTAATATCGCTGTAATAGTTGCTTCCCTGGGCTATTTTGTGGATATCTATGATCTGTTATTATTTACTATTGTAAGGGTACCCAGTCTGAAGTCGCTGGGAGTGCCGCAATCGGAAATTGATGCCGGCGCAGGTATGCTCCTGATCAATATCCAGATGCTGGGTCTGTTAGTGGGCGGGATTTTCTGGGGGATCATCGGAGATAAGAAAGGAAGGCTGCGTGTATTGTTTGGCTCCATCCTCATTTATTCGATTGCTAACATAGCTAATGGTTTTGTACATGGTATCAGTGGCTACCTGCTCTGGCGTTTTGTTGCAGGCTTTGGTCTGGCGGGAGAACTGGGTGCTGGTATTACCCTCGTGTCCGAGATCCTGCCTAAAGAAAAAAGAGGATATGGCACTATGATAGTAGCTACCATAGGGGTTTCGGGCGCTGTAGCGGCCAACCTCATTGCAAAGCTGGTGGGCGACTGGCGTATATGTTATTTCATAGGAGGCGGACTGGGGCTGGCTTTGCTCATACTCAGGGTAAGCGTAATGGAATCGCATATGTTCAATGCAGTAAGAACCTCAGAAGCATCGAGAGGTTCCTTCCTGGCGTTGTTTACTAACCGCGACAGGTTTCTCAAATACCTGAAGTGCATGTTGCTGGGCACTCCTACCTGGTTTGTGGTGGGGATACTGGTGGCTTTTTCCAATAAATTCGCGACCATGATGAATGTAAATGGTGCTATCAGTCCGGGTGATTCAATTGCCTTCTGTTATGCCGGATTGGTGCTGGGTGATTTCGCCAGCGGATTTCTCAGCCAGGTATGGAAGAGCCGCCGCAAGGTAATGTTGTTGTTCCTTGTACTCACCAGCATCATGGTGGGGATCTACCTGAATCTGCATGGAGTAGAAACCTGGGTGTTTTATACTGTATGTTTCATACTGGGCTTCAGCGTTGGCTTCTGGGCTATTTTCGTCACCATAGCGGCAGAAAGTTTCGGCACTAACCTGCGCGCTACCGTAGCTACTACGGTACCAAATTTTGCGAGAGGAATGCTTCCGTTGATATCCATTCTGTTTGTAAAGGTCCAGAGCTATTTTACTTTTCTGCAGAGTGGGGCTATAGTGGCAGTGATATGTATTGGCATTGCGTTGATCACTGCATGGAACATAGAAGAAACATTTGGCAAGGATCTGAACTACCTGGAGAAAATTTAG
- the purL gene encoding phosphoribosylformylglycinamidine synthase subunit PurL, whose product MQTTVEIAEQLGLTADEFERIKSILGRVPNFTELSMYSVMWSEHCSYKNSIVWLKSLPREGDRLLVKAGEENAGLVDIGDGYAVVFKIESHNHPSAIEPFQGAATGVGGIHRDIFTMGARPIAALNSLRFGNINDQKTQHLVKGIVHGIGHYGNCFGVPTVGGEVYFEDCYGTNPLVNAMSVGIVKVGQTVSATSYGEGNPVFIVGSATGKDGIGGASFASANITEDSVEDLPAVQVGDPFQEKKLLEACLEIIKTNAIIGMQDMGAAGITCSTAEMSAKGEHGMNIWLDKVPTRQKDMKAWEMLLSESQERMLIVVKKGQEKPILDIFEKWDLHCAQIGEVTKDKSLKFYMNGELEADVPAESLVLGGGAPQYHRAYTEPAYFAKVKAFDIQNIPDTDHPRFVAERMVALPGIASKRWIYNQYDSMVGTANASTNAPSDASIVLVKPTKKALAVTTDCNGRYVFADPHKGGQIAVAEAARNIVCSGGEPVAITNCLNFGNPYDPEVYYQFVHAVQGMGEACRKFNTPVTGGNVSFYNQSPDGPVYPTPTIGMVGVLDSMDQRITLDFKEEGDLVYLIGRSRNDISSSEYLHKIIGIEYSPAPHLNLDEELHLHQAISKLNKAGLIQSAHDISDGGLFITLLESAMPQNLGFELTLNSKFRKDAYLFGESQSRVVITIKPADKEKFEALMHSLVDASETSVRHEKLGVITGSHIKVNGEDWGAVDTWKKTYDTAIEEHMKNSL is encoded by the coding sequence ATGCAAACCACCGTAGAAATTGCTGAACAGCTAGGACTTACAGCTGACGAGTTTGAACGAATAAAATCTATTTTAGGCCGTGTCCCCAACTTTACAGAACTGAGTATGTATTCAGTAATGTGGAGTGAGCACTGCTCTTACAAAAACTCAATCGTCTGGCTGAAATCCTTGCCCCGCGAAGGTGACAGACTCCTGGTAAAAGCAGGAGAAGAAAATGCCGGTCTCGTAGATATCGGTGATGGCTACGCGGTTGTATTTAAAATAGAGTCGCATAATCACCCGTCAGCCATTGAACCATTCCAGGGTGCTGCCACTGGTGTTGGAGGTATCCACCGCGATATCTTTACGATGGGTGCCCGTCCGATCGCTGCTTTGAACTCCCTGCGCTTCGGTAATATTAATGATCAGAAGACCCAACATCTGGTAAAAGGTATTGTGCATGGTATAGGCCACTATGGTAACTGCTTCGGCGTGCCTACAGTGGGTGGTGAAGTTTATTTCGAAGACTGTTATGGTACTAATCCGCTGGTAAATGCTATGAGCGTGGGTATCGTGAAAGTTGGACAAACAGTTTCCGCTACTTCTTACGGTGAAGGAAACCCTGTATTTATTGTTGGTTCTGCTACCGGTAAAGATGGGATAGGCGGTGCTTCTTTTGCTTCTGCCAATATCACGGAAGACAGTGTGGAAGACTTACCGGCAGTACAGGTAGGAGACCCCTTCCAGGAAAAGAAATTGCTGGAAGCCTGCCTCGAAATCATTAAAACCAACGCGATTATTGGTATGCAGGATATGGGCGCAGCCGGTATCACCTGTTCCACCGCCGAAATGAGCGCTAAAGGCGAGCATGGTATGAATATCTGGTTAGACAAAGTACCTACCCGCCAGAAAGATATGAAAGCATGGGAAATGCTGCTGAGCGAAAGCCAGGAGCGCATGCTGATTGTTGTGAAGAAAGGACAGGAAAAACCTATCCTGGATATCTTCGAAAAATGGGATTTGCACTGTGCTCAGATTGGTGAAGTAACCAAAGATAAGAGCCTGAAATTTTATATGAACGGAGAGCTGGAAGCAGATGTACCTGCTGAAAGCCTGGTGCTTGGCGGCGGTGCACCACAGTATCACCGCGCTTATACCGAGCCCGCTTACTTTGCAAAAGTGAAAGCTTTTGATATCCAGAATATCCCCGATACAGATCATCCCCGCTTTGTGGCAGAAAGAATGGTGGCGTTGCCAGGCATCGCTTCCAAACGTTGGATCTATAACCAGTACGACAGTATGGTAGGTACTGCTAATGCCAGCACCAATGCCCCCAGCGATGCGTCGATAGTACTGGTAAAGCCCACCAAAAAAGCCCTGGCGGTAACTACTGACTGTAACGGACGTTATGTATTTGCTGATCCGCACAAAGGTGGACAAATAGCGGTGGCAGAAGCAGCCCGTAATATTGTTTGCTCCGGTGGCGAACCTGTAGCAATTACCAACTGCCTGAACTTTGGTAATCCGTACGATCCGGAAGTATATTACCAATTTGTACACGCCGTACAGGGGATGGGTGAAGCCTGCCGTAAATTCAATACACCTGTTACCGGTGGAAACGTAAGCTTCTATAACCAATCACCTGATGGTCCGGTATACCCGACTCCGACTATTGGTATGGTGGGAGTACTCGATAGCATGGATCAGCGCATTACGCTCGACTTCAAAGAAGAAGGCGACCTGGTATACCTGATTGGCCGTAGCCGTAATGATATCAGCAGCTCTGAATACCTGCACAAAATCATCGGTATCGAATACAGCCCTGCTCCGCATTTGAATCTCGATGAAGAGCTGCACCTGCATCAGGCAATCTCCAAACTGAATAAAGCCGGGCTGATACAGTCGGCCCACGACATCAGCGATGGTGGTCTGTTCATTACTTTGCTGGAAAGCGCCATGCCACAGAACTTAGGTTTTGAGCTGACCCTCAACAGCAAATTCCGTAAAGATGCTTATCTGTTCGGTGAAAGCCAGAGCCGCGTGGTAATAACCATTAAACCTGCTGATAAAGAGAAATTTGAAGCGCTTATGCACAGCCTGGTGGATGCTTCAGAAACTTCTGTTCGTCATGAAAAACTGGGTGTGATAACCGGTTCACATATCAAGGTAAATGGCGAAGACTGGGGAGCTGTAGATACCTGGAAGAAAACCTACGATACAGCCATCGAGGAGCATATGAAGAATAGTCTGTAG
- a CDS encoding MarR family transcriptional regulator: MSNLEKLITQKSFESENQRGLVSLIFIGNWITSRHQQFFKQYGITMQQFNILRILRGQHPHAASINLLKERMLDKMSDVSRLVERLRKAEFVERKNSELDRRAVDVHINEKGLQLLKTIDGELSQLDNTLQSLNEKEIVQLNRLLDKMLESYH; encoded by the coding sequence ATGTCTAATCTCGAAAAACTGATTACGCAAAAATCTTTCGAAAGCGAAAATCAACGAGGATTGGTGAGCCTTATATTCATCGGCAACTGGATCACCTCCCGTCATCAACAGTTCTTCAAGCAATATGGTATTACCATGCAGCAGTTCAATATACTGCGGATATTGCGTGGTCAACACCCTCATGCTGCAAGTATCAATCTGCTTAAAGAACGCATGCTCGACAAAATGAGTGACGTGTCGCGTCTTGTAGAAAGATTAAGAAAGGCCGAATTTGTAGAGCGCAAAAACAGTGAACTCGATCGCCGTGCAGTGGATGTGCACATCAACGAAAAGGGGCTCCAACTGCTCAAAACCATTGATGGAGAGCTTTCGCAGCTGGATAACACCCTTCAGTCGCTTAATGAGAAAGAAATAGTACAATTAAACAGGTTGCTGGATAAAATGCTGGAAAGCTATCACTAA
- the accC gene encoding acetyl-CoA carboxylase biotin carboxylase subunit, which yields MFKKILIANRGEIALRIIRTCKEMGIKTVAVYSTADKDSLHVKFADEAVCIGKPQSTESYLNIPHLMAAAEITNADAIHPGYGFLAENARFAEICGEHGIKFIGPTPEMIRRMGDKMTAKETMIAAGVPVIPGSDGLLQSVDEAKSLAKKMGLPVIIKATAGGGGKGMRVVWEESEIENAYNMAKNEARAAFNNDGIYMEKFVEEPRHIEIQVAGDQYGKVCHLSERDCSIQRRHQKLVEESPSPFMTPELREKMGEAAIKAASAINYESVGTIEFLVDKHRNFYFMEMNTRIQVEHGVTEEVINFDLVKEQIKIAAGIPISGKNYTPQMHAIECRINAEDPYNDFRPSPGKITTLHIPGGHGVRVDSHIYAGYVIPPFYDSMVAKIITMAQTREEAINTMERALSEFVIEGVKTTIPFHQQLMRDENFRKGNFTTKFTETFKLV from the coding sequence ATGTTCAAAAAAATACTGATTGCTAACCGTGGTGAAATTGCCCTTAGGATTATCCGTACCTGTAAGGAGATGGGTATCAAAACGGTGGCAGTTTATTCTACAGCGGATAAAGACAGCTTGCACGTAAAGTTTGCCGATGAAGCAGTTTGCATAGGCAAGCCTCAGAGCACCGAGTCTTATCTGAACATCCCTCACCTGATGGCCGCAGCTGAGATCACCAATGCGGACGCGATACATCCGGGATACGGCTTTCTGGCGGAAAACGCCCGTTTTGCCGAGATCTGCGGCGAACATGGCATCAAGTTCATCGGCCCTACTCCGGAGATGATCCGCAGAATGGGAGATAAGATGACAGCTAAGGAAACAATGATAGCTGCGGGAGTGCCTGTAATTCCAGGTTCCGATGGTCTGTTGCAAAGTGTGGATGAAGCGAAGTCACTTGCCAAAAAAATGGGCTTACCTGTAATCATCAAGGCTACTGCCGGTGGTGGTGGTAAAGGTATGCGTGTGGTATGGGAAGAAAGCGAGATAGAGAATGCCTATAACATGGCTAAGAATGAGGCGCGCGCTGCTTTCAATAACGATGGTATCTACATGGAGAAATTCGTGGAAGAGCCCCGTCACATTGAAATTCAGGTAGCTGGCGATCAGTACGGAAAAGTATGTCACCTCAGCGAAAGGGACTGCTCTATCCAACGTCGTCACCAGAAGCTGGTGGAGGAATCTCCATCACCTTTCATGACGCCCGAATTGCGTGAGAAGATGGGAGAAGCTGCTATTAAAGCAGCCAGTGCTATCAACTATGAAAGCGTTGGTACTATTGAGTTCCTGGTCGACAAACATCGTAATTTCTACTTCATGGAAATGAATACCCGTATCCAGGTGGAGCACGGCGTAACGGAGGAAGTGATCAATTTTGATCTGGTAAAAGAGCAGATCAAAATTGCTGCAGGTATTCCTATTTCCGGTAAGAACTATACACCGCAGATGCATGCGATCGAATGCCGTATCAACGCGGAGGATCCGTACAACGATTTCCGTCCGTCGCCCGGTAAGATCACCACCCTGCATATTCCAGGCGGACATGGAGTAAGAGTGGATTCGCATATCTATGCCGGTTATGTGATTCCGCCGTTCTATGATTCTATGGTGGCTAAGATCATTACTATGGCACAAACCCGTGAAGAAGCCATCAACACTATGGAACGCGCCCTGAGCGAGTTTGTGATAGAAGGTGTTAAAACCACTATTCCGTTCCATCAGCAACTGATGCGTGATGAGAACTTCCGCAAAGGCAACTTCACAACGAAGTTCACCGAAACATTTAAACTTGTTTAG
- a CDS encoding thioredoxin domain-containing protein codes for MRYVLFVILSCLPAFLMAQTTPAQANKPAYLQYPIVPAFPLQLVDGHTITKNDLKKNEKTMVFVFSVDCDHCKHLTEEVLKNIDKFRKTQILMVTPFKVDQMKEYYDHYKIQNYPNIVMASEPTRQIMYFYDLHYFPGLYIYDRKQQFVKGFEGTAKLDSLLHYLNK; via the coding sequence ATGCGCTACGTGTTATTCGTTATTTTAAGTTGCCTGCCTGCTTTTTTGATGGCACAAACTACACCTGCTCAGGCCAATAAACCCGCCTACCTTCAGTATCCTATTGTTCCTGCATTTCCTCTTCAACTCGTTGATGGTCATACTATTACCAAAAACGATCTGAAAAAGAATGAAAAAACAATGGTTTTTGTGTTTAGTGTCGATTGTGATCATTGTAAACATCTCACGGAAGAGGTGCTGAAGAACATAGATAAATTCAGGAAAACACAGATCCTGATGGTTACACCGTTCAAGGTCGACCAGATGAAAGAATATTATGATCATTACAAGATCCAGAACTATCCCAATATTGTGATGGCCAGCGAACCCACCCGCCAGATCATGTATTTTTATGACCTGCATTATTTCCCTGGTCTCTATATCTATGACCGGAAACAACAGTTTGTAAAAGGATTTGAAGGTACCGCCAAGCTGGATTCCCTGTTACATTATCTCAATAAATAA
- the efp gene encoding elongation factor P: MATTADIRTGLIIKLDNSLYSVVEFGQNKTARAAAKVWAKLKGVDNSRSIEHTWNSGDTIFPIRIEKKPFQFLYKDDTGYNFMDNETFEQIAMPESSIDAPQFLKDGQEVSVQINTETEQYMMVELPDKIVALVTYSEPGVKGDTATRTLKPATVETGATVMVPLFVEEGELIRINTKTGEYIERVKA; this comes from the coding sequence ATGGCTACCACCGCAGATATCAGAACAGGATTAATCATCAAGTTGGATAACAGCTTGTATTCTGTTGTAGAGTTTGGTCAGAATAAAACCGCCCGTGCAGCCGCCAAGGTTTGGGCAAAATTGAAGGGCGTTGACAATAGCCGTTCTATAGAGCATACCTGGAACTCAGGAGACACTATTTTCCCGATCCGTATTGAAAAGAAGCCTTTCCAGTTTTTATATAAAGATGACACCGGCTACAATTTCATGGACAATGAAACGTTTGAGCAGATTGCTATGCCGGAATCTTCTATCGACGCTCCTCAGTTCCTGAAAGACGGTCAGGAAGTAAGCGTACAGATCAATACAGAAACGGAGCAGTACATGATGGTAGAACTGCCCGACAAAATTGTTGCACTGGTAACTTATTCAGAGCCTGGTGTAAAGGGTGATACGGCTACGCGTACGCTGAAGCCAGCTACTGTTGAAACCGGTGCAACTGTAATGGTGCCGCTGTTTGTTGAAGAGGGTGAGCTCATCCGTATTAATACCAAGACTGGCGAGTATATCGAGAGAGTAAAAGCATAA
- the mdh gene encoding malate dehydrogenase, whose amino-acid sequence MKVTVVGAGNVGATCANVLAHRDFLQEVVLLDIKEGTAEGKALDTWQQAPIDYYSTKTTGVTNDYAKTANSDVVVITSGLPRKPGMSRDDLISTNANIVKSVTENIIKYSPDAIIIVVSNPLDVMTYCSYLTAKKNSNKVFGMAGILDTARYRAFLADEIGCSPKDIQAILMGGHGDTMVPLPRYTTVGGIPVTELVAADKLEAIIQRTKVGGGEIVNLLGTSAWYAPGAAAAQMVEAIVKNEKRIFPVCAWLTGQYGLSNIYLGVPVVLGKNGIEKIIELKLNAEEKALLDTSAQHVREVMDVLDKMQSATA is encoded by the coding sequence ATGAAAGTTACAGTAGTAGGAGCCGGCAACGTAGGTGCTACCTGCGCCAATGTACTGGCCCACAGAGATTTTCTGCAGGAAGTGGTTTTGTTGGATATCAAGGAAGGAACGGCTGAAGGTAAGGCGCTGGATACGTGGCAGCAGGCCCCCATTGATTATTACAGTACCAAAACTACAGGGGTCACCAACGATTATGCAAAAACAGCCAACAGCGATGTGGTAGTGATCACCTCGGGGCTTCCCCGTAAACCCGGTATGAGCAGGGATGACCTTATTTCTACCAATGCGAATATTGTAAAATCAGTAACTGAAAATATCATTAAATATTCCCCGGATGCTATCATTATTGTGGTAAGTAATCCACTGGATGTGATGACCTATTGCAGCTACCTGACCGCGAAGAAAAACAGCAACAAAGTATTTGGTATGGCCGGTATCCTCGATACTGCCCGCTACCGCGCTTTCCTGGCCGACGAAATCGGTTGTTCTCCGAAAGATATTCAGGCTATCCTGATGGGTGGTCATGGCGATACCATGGTTCCCCTCCCCCGTTACACTACTGTTGGTGGTATTCCTGTAACTGAGCTGGTAGCTGCCGATAAACTGGAAGCTATCATCCAGCGTACTAAAGTAGGTGGCGGAGAGATCGTTAACCTCCTCGGAACTTCTGCCTGGTACGCTCCCGGTGCTGCTGCCGCGCAAATGGTGGAAGCTATCGTAAAAAATGAAAAACGCATTTTCCCTGTATGCGCATGGCTTACCGGCCAATATGGATTGAGCAATATTTACCTGGGCGTTCCGGTAGTATTGGGCAAAAACGGTATCGAAAAAATTATTGAGCTGAAGCTGAATGCAGAAGAAAAAGCCCTGCTGGATACTTCTGCCCAACACGTGAGGGAAGTAATGGATGTTTTAGACAAAATGCAATCTGCTACCGCCTAA
- the accB gene encoding acetyl-CoA carboxylase biotin carboxyl carrier protein — MDFKQIQELVKMINKSNISELSIEQDKFKITIKQKENEVQQVIAVPATMATAPVAPAVAPAAAPATPAAAPAAAPAPAAPKADNLVTIKSPMIGTFYRSAGPDKAPFINVGDEITSGKVVCIIEAMKLFNEIESEVSGKIVKVLVDDASPVEYDQPLFLVEP; from the coding sequence ATGGACTTTAAACAGATTCAGGAACTGGTAAAAATGATCAACAAGTCAAATATCAGTGAACTGAGCATTGAACAGGACAAGTTTAAGATTACGATAAAACAGAAAGAGAACGAAGTACAACAGGTAATCGCTGTTCCTGCAACCATGGCAACCGCACCGGTAGCACCCGCTGTAGCGCCAGCAGCAGCTCCGGCCACACCTGCGGCTGCACCAGCTGCCGCTCCTGCTCCTGCTGCTCCCAAAGCAGACAACCTGGTAACCATCAAATCTCCTATGATTGGTACCTTCTACCGCAGCGCCGGTCCGGATAAAGCACCTTTCATCAACGTAGGCGACGAGATAACCTCCGGCAAAGTGGTGTGCATCATCGAGGCAATGAAATTATTCAACGAAATAGAAAGCGAAGTAAGCGGTAAAATCGTTAAAGTACTGGTAGATGATGCATCTCCTGTAGAATACGATCAGCCTTTATTCTTAGTTGAACCGTAA